Proteins from a single region of Streptomyces sp. HUAS 15-9:
- the narJ gene encoding nitrate reductase molybdenum cofactor assembly chaperone, with protein sequence MSPLPTSVPGIVRTRIRAAARRRAPLTPREAEDRALLLRLMSLLLQYPDAELIAARPVVAATVDALEPSPAATELADFMAWFTAQEPDELERHYVETFDLRRKSSLYLTYYMHGDTRRRGMALLTLAQRYRAAGWDSDGGELPDHLPVALEFAALCGPGPGEAPLRQHRRGLDLILRALTDTDSPYRHVLAALLSLLPPATEADLKAVAELAAQGPPNEDVGIDPYGSGEFAPPGTFVPPEQAPPTLMPPLSSPEGHR encoded by the coding sequence GTGAGCCCGCTGCCCACCTCCGTCCCCGGGATCGTGCGCACCCGTATCCGCGCGGCGGCCCGCCGCCGGGCGCCGCTCACGCCCCGTGAGGCGGAGGACCGTGCCCTGCTGCTGCGGCTGATGTCCCTGCTGCTGCAGTACCCGGACGCCGAACTCATCGCCGCCCGGCCGGTCGTCGCCGCCACGGTGGATGCGCTGGAGCCCTCACCGGCCGCCACCGAACTGGCCGACTTCATGGCCTGGTTCACCGCACAGGAACCCGACGAGCTGGAACGTCACTACGTCGAGACGTTCGACCTGCGCCGCAAGAGCAGCCTCTACCTCACCTACTACATGCACGGCGACACCCGTCGGCGTGGCATGGCCCTGCTCACCCTGGCCCAGCGCTATCGGGCCGCCGGCTGGGACTCCGACGGCGGGGAACTGCCCGACCACCTCCCGGTCGCCCTGGAGTTCGCCGCGCTCTGCGGGCCGGGCCCCGGCGAGGCCCCGCTGCGCCAGCACCGGCGCGGCCTGGACCTGATCCTGCGGGCGCTGACCGACACGGACTCCCCGTACCGGCATGTCCTGGCGGCACTGCTCAGCCTCCTGCCGCCGGCGACCGAAGCCGACCTGAAGGCGGTGGCCGAGCTCGCCGCCCAGGGACCGCCCAACGAGGACGTCGGCATCGACCCGTACGGGAGCGGGGAGTTCGCCCCGCCCGGCACCTTCGTCCCGCCCGAGCAGGCCCCGCCGACCCTCATGCCGCCCCTGTCCTCCCCGGAAGGCCACCGATGA
- a CDS encoding molybdopterin molybdotransferase MoeA, which yields MNGLVSLTLDGGPRQEERPGVPHSPGIASTHGHGRTDWFEAHDTAGSAAVALPAVRLSLAEALGHVLAEPVSALTDLPSFDTSAMDGWAVAGPGPWQLSGLLLAGQAPGGRLPDGRAVGIATGAALPPGATAVLRREHGHVDGSVLHAPHGAPEPGRDFRPRAQECRAGEALLGAWVPVTPAVLGLAAAAGYDELSVTRRPRVELLVLGDELLEHGLPSKGRVRDALGPLLPPWLSMLGAEVSAVRRIVDDADALLEAVTGTSADLVITTGGTAAGPADFVHPVLHRIGAELLVDGVAVRPGHPMLLAELPSGGHLVGLPGNPLAAVSGVLTLVEPLLRTLGGRVSQASVTTALASDVPGHPADTRLVPVALDGRARAVPLRFHGPAMLRGLAGASAMAVIPPGGGRAGTQTTVLPLGWGAPGV from the coding sequence ATGAACGGTCTCGTATCCCTCACTCTCGACGGCGGGCCGCGGCAGGAGGAACGCCCCGGCGTTCCCCACTCCCCCGGCATCGCGTCCACGCATGGTCACGGGCGTACGGACTGGTTCGAAGCACATGACACGGCGGGCAGCGCGGCAGTCGCGCTGCCCGCCGTTCGCCTGTCCCTCGCCGAGGCGCTGGGCCATGTGCTGGCCGAACCGGTGTCCGCACTGACCGACCTGCCGTCCTTCGACACCTCGGCGATGGACGGCTGGGCCGTTGCCGGTCCCGGGCCCTGGCAGCTGTCCGGGCTCCTGCTCGCCGGACAGGCGCCCGGCGGCCGGCTCCCGGACGGCCGGGCCGTAGGGATCGCGACCGGCGCCGCCCTGCCGCCCGGGGCGACCGCGGTCCTGCGCCGGGAACACGGACATGTCGACGGCTCTGTCCTGCACGCCCCGCACGGGGCACCCGAACCCGGCCGGGACTTCCGGCCGCGGGCCCAGGAGTGCCGGGCGGGCGAGGCCCTGCTCGGTGCCTGGGTGCCGGTGACCCCGGCGGTGCTCGGGCTGGCGGCCGCCGCCGGTTACGACGAGTTGTCCGTCACCCGACGTCCCCGTGTGGAACTCCTCGTGCTCGGCGACGAGTTGCTGGAGCACGGGCTGCCCTCCAAGGGCAGGGTCCGGGATGCGCTGGGTCCGCTGCTGCCGCCGTGGCTGAGCATGCTGGGGGCGGAGGTGAGCGCCGTACGGCGCATCGTGGACGACGCGGACGCCTTGCTGGAGGCGGTCACCGGGACGAGCGCGGACCTCGTCATCACGACGGGAGGGACGGCCGCAGGTCCCGCCGACTTCGTCCATCCCGTTCTCCACAGGATCGGTGCCGAGCTGCTGGTCGACGGTGTCGCCGTGCGGCCCGGTCATCCCATGCTGCTGGCCGAACTGCCGTCCGGCGGGCATCTGGTGGGGTTGCCGGGCAATCCCCTGGCGGCCGTCTCCGGCGTGCTGACCCTCGTCGAACCGCTGCTGCGCACACTGGGCGGCCGGGTCTCTCAGGCGTCGGTGACGACCGCGCTGGCCTCCGATGTGCCCGGCCATCCCGCCGACACCCGCCTGGTGCCCGTGGCCCTGGACGGCAGGGCACGGGCCGTACCGCTGCGCTTCCATGGCCCGGCGATGCTGCGCGGGCTGGCCGGCGCCTCCGCCATGGCGGTCATCCCGCCGGGAGGAGGCCGCGCCGGTACGCAGACCACTGTGCTGCCCCTGGGCTGGGGAGCGCCCGGAGTGTAG
- the narH gene encoding nitrate reductase subunit beta — MRVMAQVAMVMNLDKCIGCHTCSVTCKQTWTNRTGVEYAWFNNVETKPGVGYPRRYEDQEQWKGGWMLDKRGRLVLRSGGRVKRLLSLFSNPDLPSIEDYYEPVTYDYDNLVSAPAGDDMPVARPRSVLTGKPTSITWGANWEDSLGGAPENAGADPNLTGEWADKVKFEFEQTFLFHLPRLCEHCLNPACVSACPSGAMYKREEDGIVLVDQDRCRGWRMCVTACPYKKVYVNHATGKAEKCTFCFPRIEAGQPTVCSETCVGRLRYLGLVLYDADRVGEAAATPDEKDLLDAQRNVFLDPSDPEVIAAARASGIHEDWLDAARRSPVYALISKYKVALPLHPEYRTLPMVWYVPPLSPVLDAVDAAGGNQDDPDHVFAAVTRLRIPLEYLAELFSAGDTDVVAGVLMKLTALRSFMRERILGEAGDERALKAVGLTVREAEDMHRLLAIAKYKDRYVIPAAHKEDAAALSAMENRCPVESSGDPQPADGRRVMLGIPTLRRRNPDAPAGGHA, encoded by the coding sequence ATGCGCGTCATGGCCCAAGTGGCGATGGTGATGAACCTCGACAAGTGCATCGGCTGCCACACCTGCTCGGTCACCTGCAAGCAGACCTGGACCAACCGGACCGGCGTCGAGTACGCCTGGTTCAACAACGTCGAGACCAAGCCCGGCGTCGGCTACCCCCGCCGCTACGAGGACCAGGAGCAGTGGAAGGGCGGCTGGATGCTCGACAAGCGCGGCCGACTGGTGCTGCGCTCCGGCGGCCGGGTCAAGCGTCTGCTGTCGCTGTTCTCCAACCCCGACCTGCCGTCCATCGAGGACTACTACGAGCCGGTCACCTACGACTACGACAACCTCGTCAGCGCCCCCGCGGGCGACGACATGCCCGTCGCCCGCCCCCGCTCCGTCCTCACCGGCAAGCCCACCTCCATCACCTGGGGCGCCAACTGGGAGGACAGCCTGGGCGGCGCGCCCGAGAACGCCGGCGCCGACCCCAACCTCACCGGGGAATGGGCGGACAAGGTCAAGTTCGAGTTCGAGCAGACCTTCCTCTTCCACCTGCCCCGGCTGTGCGAGCACTGCCTCAACCCGGCCTGTGTCTCCGCCTGCCCCTCGGGCGCGATGTACAAGCGCGAGGAGGACGGCATCGTCCTGGTCGACCAGGACCGCTGCCGCGGCTGGCGCATGTGCGTGACCGCGTGCCCGTACAAGAAGGTGTACGTCAACCACGCCACCGGCAAGGCCGAGAAGTGCACCTTCTGCTTCCCGCGCATCGAGGCCGGGCAGCCCACCGTCTGCTCCGAGACCTGCGTGGGACGACTGCGCTACCTCGGACTGGTGCTGTACGACGCCGACCGCGTCGGCGAGGCCGCGGCCACCCCGGACGAGAAGGACCTGCTGGACGCCCAGCGCAACGTCTTCCTCGACCCGTCCGACCCCGAAGTGATAGCCGCGGCCCGCGCGTCCGGCATCCACGAGGACTGGCTGGACGCCGCCCGCCGCTCCCCGGTGTACGCGCTGATCTCGAAGTACAAGGTGGCGCTGCCGCTGCACCCGGAGTACCGCACGCTGCCGATGGTCTGGTACGTGCCTCCGCTGTCCCCGGTGCTGGACGCCGTGGACGCGGCGGGCGGCAACCAGGACGACCCGGACCATGTCTTCGCCGCCGTCACCCGGCTGCGCATCCCGCTGGAGTACCTGGCGGAGCTGTTCTCCGCCGGGGACACCGACGTCGTCGCGGGTGTGCTGATGAAGCTCACCGCGCTGCGCTCGTTCATGCGCGAGCGCATCCTCGGCGAGGCCGGCGACGAGCGCGCGCTGAAGGCCGTGGGCCTGACCGTCCGCGAGGCGGAGGACATGCACCGGCTGCTCGCGATCGCCAAGTACAAGGACCGGTACGTCATCCCCGCCGCGCACAAGGAGGACGCCGCGGCACTGTCCGCGATGGAGAACCGCTGCCCGGTGGAGTCCTCCGGCGATCCCCAGCCCGCGGACGGCCGCCGCGTCATGCTCGGCATCCCGACGCTGCGCCGCCGCAACCCCGACGCTCCCGCCGGAGGCCACGCGTGA
- the narI gene encoding respiratory nitrate reductase subunit gamma, translating into MSTAASLATTSGADLLLWVAFPYICLAVFAVGHVWRYRQDQFGWTSRTSQLLEHRWLRWGSPLFHLGTFMVIGGHVMGLVIPASWTEAAGISEHQYHTTAIWGGSVAGVAMVSGLGMLCARRLLTRRIRLGTDRSDKFLFPLLSAVVVLGITATAAHNVFGPGYDYRETISVWFRGIFILQPQPDAMSGAPLLFQLHALSACLLFAAWPFTRLVHVWSVPIGYLARPYLVYRRRTNTPVATSRTRQSARRVA; encoded by the coding sequence ATGAGCACCGCCGCCTCCCTCGCCACCACCAGCGGCGCCGACCTGCTGCTGTGGGTCGCGTTCCCCTACATCTGCCTGGCCGTGTTCGCCGTCGGGCACGTCTGGCGCTACCGGCAGGACCAGTTCGGCTGGACCTCCCGCACCAGCCAGCTCCTCGAGCACCGCTGGCTGCGCTGGGGCAGCCCGCTGTTCCACCTGGGCACGTTCATGGTCATCGGCGGCCATGTGATGGGCCTGGTGATCCCCGCCTCCTGGACCGAGGCCGCGGGCATCAGCGAGCACCAGTACCACACCACGGCCATATGGGGTGGCTCGGTGGCGGGCGTCGCCATGGTCTCCGGACTCGGCATGCTGTGCGCCCGACGGCTGCTGACCCGCCGGATCCGCCTCGGCACCGACCGCAGCGACAAGTTCCTCTTCCCGCTGCTGTCCGCCGTGGTGGTGCTCGGCATCACGGCCACCGCCGCGCACAACGTCTTCGGGCCGGGCTACGACTACCGGGAGACCATCTCCGTCTGGTTCCGCGGCATCTTCATCCTGCAGCCCCAGCCCGATGCGATGTCCGGCGCCCCGCTGCTGTTCCAGCTGCACGCCCTGAGCGCCTGCCTGCTCTTCGCGGCCTGGCCGTTCACCCGCCTCGTCCATGTGTGGAGCGTGCCGATCGGCTATCTGGCCCGCCCGTACCTGGTCTACCGCCGCCGGACGAACACCCCCGTGGCGACGTCCAGGACCCGGCAGAGCGCCCGGCGAGTGGCCTGA
- a CDS encoding NifU family protein: MIPLHPQQVPGRPDQLRWIMPAGTLPCTGPLTATPAPLAALVEDGTLASVTAEPAALVTALGPGRSWSREGARVRTAIHSALDDCAGWSAADTGEASADDALLDRAAHDLLGGAVGQFARSHGGAIELVGVQDGVVTVRLAGACHGCPASWITLHHRLEQQLRNRCPSLVAVRNASSSKSVAGLTKRLPGVRRAG; encoded by the coding sequence ATGATCCCGCTTCACCCCCAGCAGGTCCCGGGCCGTCCTGACCAGTTGCGCTGGATCATGCCGGCCGGGACGCTGCCCTGCACCGGCCCGCTGACCGCGACTCCCGCCCCGTTGGCCGCGCTCGTCGAGGACGGCACCCTCGCCTCCGTCACGGCGGAGCCGGCGGCGCTCGTCACCGCCCTCGGCCCCGGCCGCTCCTGGTCCCGCGAGGGCGCCCGGGTCCGCACCGCGATCCATTCCGCCCTCGACGACTGCGCCGGCTGGAGCGCGGCGGACACAGGAGAGGCGTCGGCCGACGACGCGCTGCTGGACCGCGCGGCACACGACCTCCTCGGCGGGGCGGTCGGGCAGTTCGCCCGCTCCCACGGCGGCGCCATCGAACTGGTCGGCGTCCAGGACGGCGTCGTCACCGTGCGCCTCGCCGGCGCCTGCCACGGCTGCCCGGCCTCCTGGATCACCCTGCACCACCGCCTGGAACAGCAACTGCGCAACCGCTGCCCGAGCCTCGTGGCCGTCAGGAACGCGAGCTCCTCGAAGTCCGTGGCCGGCCTGACGAAACGACTCCCGGGCGTACGACGCGCGGGATGA
- a CDS encoding nitrate reductase subunit alpha: protein MENDKITRSAKQRAGEKWPLAARRLLTRREVSADGRAVFGEGDPQWESFYRDRWAHDKVVRSTHGVNCTGSCSWMVYVKDGIITWEHQATDYPSIGTDCPEYEPRGCPRGASFSWYTYSPSRVRYPYVRGTLLKMWREARRRLGDPVAAWAEITGDPAKARAYKRARGKGGLVRADWDEVSELVAAAHVHTVKQYGPDRVAGFSPIPAMSMASFAAGTRFMSLMGGTLLSFYDWYADLPVASPQIFGDQTDVPESADWWNAGYLIMWGSNIPVTRTPDAHFLTETRYNGTKVVAVSPDYADNVKFADEWVAPHPGTDGALAMAMGHVILREFLVDRQVPYFQDYLRKFTDAPFLVTLREREAGFVPDGFLTAADLGETSEHADSKTVLVDSATGEPVVPNGSLGFRWGEEGKGRWNLDLGDTVPELSLLERADESVAVALPRFDEGATEGGSVMVRGVPARRIGGRLVTTVFDLMLAQYGVERPGLPGTWPTSYDDASEPHTPAWQETITSVPAEQAARIAREFARNAERTNGRSMIALGAGTNHWFHSDTIYRAFLALTTMTGCQGVNGGGWAHYVGQEKVRPVTGQQHLSFAFDWQRPTRHMAGTSYFYLNTDQWRYEAFGPDELASPLGEGRFKDKSFADCLTQAIRLGWTPGHPGFNRNPLDLADEAEAQGHDVREHIVDELKSGRLRFAAEDPDDPANFPRVLTVWRANLLGSSGKGNEYFLRHLLGTDAAVRSEETPPEARPKEVVWHDEAPEGKLDLLVTMDFRMTSTSLLSDVVLPAATWYEKDDLSSTDMHPFVHAFTPAIAPPWQARTDYDTFLTIADKFSELAVDHLGTRTDVLAVPLQHDTPDELAQPGGVVKDWKTGECDPVPGRTMPKLVVIERDFTAVGQKMRAVGPLLDTLGTTTKGVTVHPDQEIEDLRHRNGTVRDGVAAGRPSLATASDMCEAILALSGTTNGRLATEGFRELERQTGSEGLVELAAEREAERITFADTRTQPRSVMTSYEWSGSETGGRRYSPFVINVEHKKPWHTLTGRQHFFVQHDWMAELGEQLPVYRPPLNTPRHYGDEHLRDGRAEVTVRYLTPHSKWSIHSNYQDNAHMLALSRGGPVIWMSTQDAEKIGVKDNDWIEAYNRNGVVACRAVVTHRMPEGTVYMYHAQDRNVNVPKTEVSKKRGGIHNSLTRLLLKPTHLAGGYAQFTYAFNYYGPTGNQRDEVTVIRRRSQDVEY, encoded by the coding sequence ATGGAGAACGACAAGATCACCCGCTCCGCCAAGCAGCGTGCCGGAGAAAAATGGCCGCTGGCGGCCCGGCGGCTGCTTACGCGCCGTGAGGTGTCGGCGGACGGTCGCGCGGTGTTCGGTGAGGGCGACCCCCAGTGGGAGAGCTTCTACCGGGACCGCTGGGCACACGACAAGGTGGTGCGCTCCACGCACGGCGTGAACTGCACCGGTTCGTGTTCGTGGATGGTGTACGTCAAGGACGGCATCATCACATGGGAACACCAGGCCACCGACTACCCGTCGATCGGCACCGACTGTCCTGAGTACGAGCCGCGCGGCTGCCCGCGCGGAGCGTCGTTCTCCTGGTACACGTACTCCCCCAGCCGGGTCCGCTACCCGTATGTGCGCGGCACGCTGCTGAAGATGTGGCGGGAGGCCCGGCGCCGGCTCGGCGACCCGGTGGCGGCCTGGGCGGAGATCACCGGCGACCCGGCGAAGGCGCGCGCGTACAAACGGGCCCGCGGCAAGGGCGGCCTGGTGCGCGCCGACTGGGACGAGGTTTCCGAGCTGGTCGCCGCCGCCCATGTGCACACCGTCAAGCAGTACGGCCCGGACCGGGTGGCGGGCTTCTCGCCGATCCCGGCCATGTCCATGGCGTCGTTCGCGGCGGGCACCCGGTTCATGTCCCTGATGGGCGGCACGCTGCTGTCGTTCTACGACTGGTACGCGGACCTGCCGGTCGCCTCCCCGCAGATCTTCGGTGACCAGACCGACGTGCCGGAGTCCGCGGACTGGTGGAACGCCGGCTATCTGATCATGTGGGGCTCCAACATCCCGGTCACTCGCACGCCCGACGCGCACTTCCTGACCGAGACCCGCTACAACGGCACGAAGGTGGTCGCGGTCAGCCCCGACTACGCGGACAACGTGAAGTTCGCCGACGAGTGGGTGGCCCCGCATCCGGGCACGGACGGGGCGCTGGCGATGGCCATGGGCCACGTCATCCTGCGTGAGTTCCTCGTCGACCGCCAGGTGCCCTACTTCCAGGACTACCTGCGCAAGTTCACCGACGCCCCCTTCCTGGTCACGCTGCGCGAGCGCGAGGCCGGTTTCGTCCCGGACGGGTTCCTCACGGCTGCCGACCTCGGGGAGACGAGCGAGCACGCGGATTCCAAGACCGTCCTGGTGGACAGCGCGACCGGCGAGCCGGTCGTCCCGAACGGCTCGCTCGGCTTCCGCTGGGGCGAGGAGGGCAAGGGCCGCTGGAACCTCGACCTGGGTGACACCGTGCCCGAGCTGAGCCTGCTGGAGCGGGCCGACGAATCGGTCGCGGTGGCCCTGCCCCGCTTCGACGAGGGCGCCACCGAGGGCGGCTCGGTCATGGTGCGCGGCGTGCCGGCCCGCCGGATCGGCGGCCGTCTCGTCACCACGGTGTTCGACCTGATGCTCGCCCAGTACGGAGTCGAGCGGCCCGGCCTGCCGGGTACCTGGCCCACCTCGTACGACGACGCGAGCGAGCCCCACACCCCGGCCTGGCAGGAGACGATCACCTCGGTGCCGGCCGAGCAGGCGGCCCGGATCGCCCGGGAGTTCGCCCGCAACGCCGAGCGCACCAACGGCCGCTCCATGATCGCTCTCGGTGCGGGAACCAACCACTGGTTCCACTCCGACACGATCTACCGGGCCTTTTTGGCCCTGACGACGATGACCGGCTGCCAGGGTGTCAACGGCGGCGGCTGGGCGCACTACGTCGGCCAGGAGAAGGTCCGCCCGGTCACCGGACAGCAGCACCTGTCGTTCGCCTTCGACTGGCAGCGGCCCACCCGGCACATGGCGGGCACCTCGTACTTCTACCTGAACACCGACCAGTGGCGCTACGAGGCCTTCGGGCCGGACGAGCTCGCCTCGCCGCTCGGTGAGGGCCGGTTCAAGGACAAGAGCTTCGCCGACTGTCTCACGCAGGCGATACGGCTGGGCTGGACGCCCGGTCACCCCGGCTTCAACCGCAACCCGCTGGATCTGGCGGACGAGGCGGAGGCGCAGGGACATGACGTCCGCGAGCACATCGTCGACGAGCTGAAGTCCGGGCGGCTGCGGTTCGCCGCCGAGGACCCGGACGACCCGGCCAACTTCCCCCGTGTCCTGACCGTGTGGCGGGCGAACCTGCTCGGCTCGTCCGGCAAGGGCAACGAGTACTTCCTGCGCCACCTGCTGGGCACGGACGCGGCGGTCCGCTCCGAGGAGACTCCGCCCGAGGCCCGTCCGAAGGAGGTGGTGTGGCACGACGAGGCGCCCGAGGGCAAGCTCGACCTGCTGGTCACCATGGACTTCCGGATGACCTCGACCAGCCTGCTCTCCGACGTCGTGCTCCCGGCCGCCACCTGGTACGAGAAGGACGACCTGTCCAGCACGGACATGCACCCCTTCGTGCACGCCTTCACGCCGGCCATCGCCCCGCCCTGGCAGGCCCGCACCGACTACGACACGTTCCTCACGATCGCCGACAAGTTCAGCGAACTGGCCGTCGACCACCTCGGCACCCGCACCGACGTCCTCGCCGTGCCGCTGCAGCACGACACACCCGACGAGCTCGCCCAGCCCGGCGGCGTCGTAAAGGACTGGAAGACGGGTGAGTGCGATCCGGTTCCGGGACGCACCATGCCGAAGCTGGTCGTCATCGAGCGGGACTTCACCGCGGTCGGCCAGAAGATGCGTGCCGTCGGCCCGCTCCTGGACACCCTGGGCACCACCACCAAGGGCGTCACCGTCCACCCGGACCAGGAGATCGAGGACCTGCGCCACCGCAACGGCACCGTCCGCGACGGTGTCGCCGCCGGCCGCCCCTCCCTGGCCACCGCCTCCGACATGTGCGAGGCGATCCTCGCCCTGTCCGGCACGACCAACGGACGGCTCGCCACGGAAGGCTTCCGGGAGCTGGAGCGGCAGACCGGCAGCGAGGGCCTGGTGGAACTCGCCGCCGAGCGTGAGGCGGAGCGGATCACCTTCGCCGACACCCGCACCCAGCCGCGCTCCGTGATGACGTCGTACGAGTGGTCGGGCTCGGAGACCGGCGGGCGCCGCTACTCTCCGTTCGTCATCAACGTCGAGCACAAGAAGCCCTGGCACACCCTCACCGGACGCCAGCACTTCTTCGTCCAGCACGACTGGATGGCCGAGCTCGGCGAGCAGCTGCCGGTCTACCGGCCGCCGTTGAACACGCCCCGGCACTACGGCGACGAACACCTGCGTGACGGCCGGGCCGAGGTCACGGTCCGCTATCTGACCCCGCACTCCAAGTGGTCCATCCACTCGAACTACCAGGACAACGCCCACATGCTGGCCCTGTCCCGCGGTGGTCCGGTGATCTGGATGTCCACGCAGGACGCCGAGAAGATCGGCGTCAAGGACAACGACTGGATCGAGGCGTACAACCGCAACGGTGTGGTCGCCTGCCGTGCCGTGGTCACCCACCGCATGCCCGAGGGCACGGTGTACATGTACCACGCCCAGGACCGCAACGTGAACGTGCCGAAGACCGAGGTCAGCAAGAAGCGCGGCGGTATCCACAACTCGCTGACCAGGCTGCTGCTCAAGCCCACCCATCTCGCGGGCGGCTACGCGCAGTTCACCTACGCCTTCAACTACTACGGCCCGACCGGAAACCAGCGCGACGAGGTCACGGTCATCCGCCGTCGCTCGCAGGATGTGGAGTACTGA